From one Mustela nigripes isolate SB6536 chromosome 16, MUSNIG.SB6536, whole genome shotgun sequence genomic stretch:
- the SOX9 gene encoding transcription factor SOX-9 yields MNLLDPFMKMTDEQEKGLSGAPSPTMSEDSAGSPCPSGSGSDTENTRPQENTFPKGEPDLKKESEEDKFPVCIREAVSQVLKGYDWTLVPMPVRVNGSSKNKPHVKRPMNAFMVWAQAARRKLADQYPHLHNAELSKTLGKLWRLLNESEKRPFVEEAERLRVQHKKDHPDYKYQPRRRKSVKNGQAEAEEATEQTHISPNAIFKALQADSPHSSSGMSEVHSPGEHSGQSQGPPTPPTTPKTDVQPGKADLKREGRPLPEGGRQPPIDFRDVDIGELSSDVISNIETFDVNEFDQYLPPNGHPGVPATHGQVTYTGSYGISSTAATPAGAGHVWMSKQQAPPPPPPPPQQPPQAPQAPPAPPQPAPPPPQPAPPPPQPAHTLTPLSSEPGQSQRTHIKTEQLSPSHYSEQQQHSPQQIAYSPFNLPHYSPSYPPITRSQYDYTDHQNSGSYYSHAAGQGSGLYSTFTYMNPAQRPMYTPIADTSGVPSIPQTHSPQHWEQPVYTQLTRP; encoded by the exons ATGAATCTCCTGGACCCCTTCATGAAGATGACCGACGAGCAGGAGAAGGGCCTGTCCggcgcccccagccccaccatgtCCGAGGACTCGGCGGGCTCGCCCTGCCCTTCGGGCTCCGGCTCGGACACCGAGAACACGCGGCCCCAGGAGAACACGTTCCCTAAGGGCGAGCCGGACCTGAAGAAGGAGAGCGAGGAGGACAAGTTCCCCGTGTGCATCCGCGAGGCGGTCAGCCAGGTGCTCAAGGGCTACGACTGGACGCTGGTGCCCATGCCGGTGCGCGTCAACGGCTCGAGCAAGAACAAGCCGCACGTCAAGCGGCCCATGAACGCCTTCATGGTGTGGGCGCAGGCGGCGCGCAGGAAGCTCGCCGACCAGTACCCGCACCTGCACAACGCCGAGCTCAGCAAGACGCTGGGCAAGCTCTGGAG actGCTGAACGAGAGCGAGAAGCGGCCCTTCGTGGAGGAGGCGGAGCGGCTGCGCGTGCAGCACAAGAAGGACCACCCGGATTACAAGTACCAGCCGCGGCGGAGGAAGTCGGTGAAGAACGGCCAGGCGGAGGCCGAGGAGGCCACGGAGCAGACACACATCTCCCCCAACGCCATCTTCAAGGCGCTGCAGGCGGACTCGCCCCACTCCTCCTCCGGCATGAGCGAGGTGCACTCCCCCGGGGAGCACTCCG GGCAATCCCAGGGCCCGCCGACGCCGCCCACCACCCCCAAAACCGACGTGCAGCCGGGCAAGGCTGACCTGAAGCGCGAGGGGCGCCCCCTGCCAGAGGGGGGCCGACAGCCCCCCATCGACTTCCGCGACGTGGACATCGGAGAGCTGAGCAGCGACGTCATCTCCAACATCGAGACCTTCGACGTCAACGAGTTCGACCAGTACCTGCCGCCCAATGGCCACCCGGGGGTGCCGGCCACGCACGGCCAGGTCACCTACACGGGCAGCTACGGCATCAGCAGCACGGCGGCGACCCCGGCGGGCGCGGGCCACGTGTGGATGTCCAAGCAGCAggcgccgccaccgccgccgcctccgccgcaGCAGCCCCCGCAGGCCCCGCAggccccgcccgcgcccccgcagccggcgcccccgcccccgcagccGGCGCCCCCGCCGCCGCAGCCGGCGCACACGCTgaccccgctgagcagcgagccggGCCAGTCGCAGCGAACGCACATCAAGACGGAGCAGCTGAGTCCCAGCCACTACAGCGAGCAGCAGCAGCACTCGCCGCAGCAGATCGCCTACAGCCCCTTCAACCTCCCGCACTACAGCCCCTCCTACCCGCCCATCACCCGCTCGCAGTACGACTACACAGACCACCAGAACTCCGGCTCCTACTACAGCCACGCGGCGGGCCAGGGCTCCGGCCTCTACTCGACCTTCACCTACATGAACCCCGCGCAGCGGCCCATGTACACCCCCATCGCCGACACCTCGGGGGTCCCCTCCATCCCGCAGACCCACAGCCCCCAGCACTGGGAACAGCCGGTCTACACACAGCTCACCAGACCTTGA